The genomic segment CTAGTGCTACTATTTATTTGTGGAGGAGCCTCTGCTAGCTATGGCTGCATTTTCATTGGGCATTCATGGATATTCAGCTGGCTTGGCAAAATTCCATCCAACTTGGACCAGTGGAAATTCAACTCTTGCATTCTGTGTTTGAAGAAGAACAGGCTTAAATTAAATGGAGAACTAGGCACATTGCAATAACTTTACTTCTGTTGCTTACAAGATAAACATTAAACTATACTCTTTGTTTGAGATATATGACCTATAAATTCTGAAGTTAACACATCACGGATCCATTGCTTAAAACAAAATACACTGTTAAGTGCTTTAACTCTCAGACATCCTCTACATAACCCCACAACTACAAGAGATGGCTTTGTTCATATCTATGAAACTGAAGTCGTCTTGATCACTCTGGTCATCAGAGTTACGTAAGAACTAAGAATACCGCTGGAAATTCGATTTTTGCATTTTGTGTCTGAACTGTATGTGAAGAAGTGAAGCAAATAAATTCCTgcaaaaagtaaatgaataaTTCCAATGTTTTGACTCAAAAAACTCTAATAGAAATTACAGCAGATAATTATATGATCTAATCTGTAGATATTGGCAGGTAGCACCGGGAGTTCCCCCAAACACTTCAGTGGGCTAGACTTGGATATTCATGCTTAGAAGAAGAACTAAGAAGTCGGCAGTGAAGCGGTCAGGGGAACTCTAGGGGAAACCTgacgtttttctttcttcctctttggGTGCACTTTTTAATTTGTAACGCTCGTAGATGCAAATTAAGAACACGATATTATTGACCTATTTATAGTGAATTGAACATACTGGAAAACGTAGGCGAAGGAAGGTATGGTTTGCTGCTCAGACACAGGACCACGGCAGCCCCATGCGAAGAAAACTTGGTAGATGCATTAGCAGAACTTGAACCTGGCCGGTATTGTGGGCTTCATGAAGAAAAAGGAATATTTGTAGAAACAAGTAGTGGTACCGTCTCTGTCTATCGTTCGCTACTGCTTTGGCTTTTCCAACTTTTGTGTCTCTCCCCCAACAAAATCAAACGATAATGTTCGTAATCCTAAGCATCAACCTTTTTTCTGACCCGAAAATTTTCGGGGTAACGTAAATTTTTCAATGCATTGCAACTTGGAAGAAATGATTAAAAGGGAACCAAATGCAAAAACAAGGACAGAAATGAGGAGTAGAGGACAACTTATGCGGAAACGTAGCAGGCCACAATCACCTGCATTAGTGAATTGTCGTCAAACTCTGATTCACCGCTTTCCTTCACTAAATTTTTCCCACAGATGAGGGTAGGTTCAGCGGCTACTACTTTATATCCTGAATTTTGATCAGGTTTTGCTTTTCAGACAAAAGGATAGCAACAATTTACAAGAGAAAAGGAGGATAGAAATCAATATGAATATTGCCAGCATTACGTTATCAAGCAACTGAAACAAGAACCACAATTTAGGTCTTCCCTAGAGCTGCCTCAAACACTTCGCTGAGTATCATTCatcaaattaaaagatggaGAGCACCTATCAATTCACTGAAGTGTTTGGGGGGAACTCCCGGGCATGCCTGATCCTCAATGCTGCCTGACGTAGTATGCTAGTATAGTGCTAGCTTCGGCCTGCAAAAGTTGGCAATCTAATGCATTCCCATTCTAGGCGGAAGAAGGCATACGCTGGTTTTATTAGTTTTAGCCTTCCAATGCTTTCAATTTGCCATTCATATCCCGCGCCATTAACGTTAACTCCCACCATACGGTTCATGGTGAAGGCGAAGACTTGGATGCCAAGTTAAAAACAAGGTGGTAAAATGGCAATTCAGAACTCTACAAAACTTCATGCTACCCGTGAATATGGCAAAAATTATCCAGACATTTTCCCATAACATGTCCTCAAAACCTCCAAAAATCCATCAACCAAAAGCCTACATAACTAATCAATCCTTCCAAAAACTCGACGATACCAGAAAAGACAATTTTTGCGCTCCATGCACTTCTTTTGTCCATTGTCATCCATGTTGTACAGTGACCAACTTACATTAAAGTAGCATGCACAAAACAGAGAATCACTATAGCCAGTAACTGTGTTTCACCTACTATACTCTGGCAACTTCACGTAAACTACTTCCTGCTGTATTTACCTCTTCCATTCTGCTTGAATCAACTTACCTGAAACTAAAAAAGACCATATATCAGAATGCAAGAGCAGCATCATAAAACCAAAAGGCCCATAAGAATCCTATGACAGTAACTATGGGGGTGAGAATTACAACAGATTAAAAGATGCTAGTAGCATGATTAAGAGCAGTTAAGCAGTGCATGAAGAAAGTTCAAGTCCATTCAGGAAAACAACATGTTAAGGAACGGTAAGCAAAGACGTTCCTGAGTGAAAATCACAATAAACATTTGAATCAGATGGAAGAATAAACAAAGCCAGACGTGAAGAAcaggtgcttgaaacaaattcAAGATGCTGATTATTACTAAATTTTCGACACAAAACTAATTCAGCTGTGAATGTTTTACATCCAAGTAAATTTCACGAGTTAggggaaaattttcaaacagaattttcaactttataaaATCGTATTTAGACAATTGCTATTTAATAGACTTCAAAAGCATTTCAAAAGTGCAGACAAATTTTAGTGATACTAATATATGCTCAAAAGGCCATCATATTTAagctgtgttttttttttcttttttaaaccaAATGAAAGCATCTTTAAATATTACCATCTCTGGAAGATGAAAGAGATCTGTCAATTTTGATTCCTCCTTTTCCACTACCTTGAACAAGACTCTGTACTCGTGGAGATGAAGTCAGCTTCACATTGGTAGAAGAAGGCAACGAGTAGCGCCTAGGTAGACCATTCTTCTCGTATGCATCTTGTCCAAACCTCGGCGAGACTTGACCTCGTGCCTTAGCCTTGGCAGACTCAGTTGCTGCCATGTAACTGGGGACCTTTGTTTCATTAGTTATGCCTACATCTTGTTCATCATGCTTTGCGGGTAAAGAAGCTCTTCTCTTGTTAAACTTGTAGTTCTCATTGCCATTTTGATCATCCTTAGACTTTATGACACTAGGGACAGCTGCATCTTGATCGTCATGCATTGGAGGTAAAGAAGCTCTTCTCTTGCTAACTTTATGGTTCTCATCGCCAGATAGATCATCCTTAAAATTCTTATCCACAACCAGAATATTCTCAttttcctcaccaaaaattttaGGTTGCCCATCAGTGTTAGATACAGGACAATCACATAACTCATCAACTGTGTCATGCCTATCTGGAAGATCTGCAGATGTTGCCTGATCAGTTTGTTTCAGTACATCCCCTTCCAAGTCTGCTTGCAGTTTATCAGATTGAGTATCAGTACTGTGTTCTGATAGCTCATGAGCTGGTTGATTCGATCCATTTCCATGAGTTAGTCCTTGTTTCTCAGTATCAACCTCTTTCTCGATGGAAGCATCTCTTTGGGagtcagaaattttcttcagaTTACGCTTAACCTTCTCAACCTCATTCTGAGGATAACACTGAGCAgaattggtggagtgatttgaagtccTCGTTGGATTGCTTTTTTGTTTATCTGACTCAGTCATACTATGACTTGAGCTAATGTGAACTGTGCCAGAGTGCAATCTCCCTGTACCGCGCTTTGCCCTGGTTTGCCCTATTTCAGCTCTCCGATGCTTTGAACCAGCAATCTTTTTCAGCTCAGATTTTGGTTCCCATATGCGTATTGATGTCCACCGAAGAAGCCAATGCCATGCTGAATCTGGTTCCTCCACACCACATTGTAGACTTATAGGCATCGCAGAGGCTGACAGAGAGAGTAGCTGAAAGTTGTCGAATACGTGATGAGATACAATATCTTTGAATATAATGCATGTCACACAAAAAGAATAGAATAAGACAGAAATCTAATGACACATGAACATTCAATAGTTGTTTTTAAGCACCAAGAAAATTACTCTCTTTTGGTCATGCACCGTAGAGGTTATGCTTAAAAAGAACAAGAAATGTTTGTATAATTCACTTAAGAATAAGTAAAAAAATTCAGGTCTCTCCACATCAACTAATTGCCCTTATGCTGAAACAGAGATAGGAGGGAATGCTTCTAAATATTATATTTAACTTTCCAAGATGACTTCTCTCCATCTTACGGTTGCAAATTTTGcactagaaattccaaaacttgGGCCTTCTCAAATGCAGCAGCAGGAAAGAATCAATCTGCAGAAGCTATGATACATTTTACATACCTCAGCAACAAAACCATTCTTCAACAATTCTTCTGCTTGATTATATGTGTTTTCACTCGGTTCCAAATATTTGGCATCCTGTTTGGTACATGAAAACATCAACCACACTGAACAAATATAAGCTAACAGGTAGATGGACTGGAATGCACATTAACTAATTACTGTATTAAATTCCAACCTCTGTGCTTGTCAAATACAGCTATTTGAATCAGAACTAAAGTTCATGTGATTGGAAAATGCCATGTTTTTCTGATGGTTCCTTATCATGTCAAATACTCTAGTTCAAGAGAAAAACCATACACAAATCAATTAACAGATTACCTTTTCTTCCACAGTTGACTTAGCGCGCACTTTAATGCCAATATCAGAACATCTAACAATCTGGCCTCGAACAAAAGCTTGTAACTTAACAATGCTCTGTACGTACTGCAATGTGGAAACAGCCTGCCTCCTGACTAAGTGACCACGAATAACTGCTTGTAGCCTTATGATGCCATCAAGTGCTCGAAATGCCCGGCGAGCCTTCAAACAGACCGAGCATCAGCAGGGGTGAAACATCCATCCAAAAATGTACATATTTATACATGACAGGATGCAAACAAAATAGGGCTAAAGCAGTATGGATATCTATTCAGAGAAAAAAGATGTATATTTTAGCCAAAACTAATTAGCGAGTCACCTGTAGTTTAATAAAGAAATATGTGCAAATTAGTAATCAGCTCAGTGACACA from the Coffea arabica cultivar ET-39 chromosome 11e, Coffea Arabica ET-39 HiFi, whole genome shotgun sequence genome contains:
- the LOC113716757 gene encoding protein IQ-DOMAIN 31-like isoform X2, translating into MGKSPGKWIKSVLFGKKSSKSNLSKGKDITKSSTEKASLVSDKEPPSKLAVEPFSISEPVPCPIATTGKGPEPEKEEAPRLPSIGLILSSPKLDGDAQTATDVDPPQDSERMRLDQAATKAQAAFRGYLARRAFRALDGIIRLQAVIRGHLVRRQAVSTLQYVQSIVKLQAFVRGQIVRCSDIGIKVRAKSTVEEKDAKYLEPSENTYNQAEELLKNGFVAELLSLSASAMPISLQCGVEEPDSAWHWLLRWTSIRIWEPKSELKKIAGSKHRRAEIGQTRAKRGTGRLHSGTVHISSSHSMTESDKQKSNPTRTSNHSTNSAQCYPQNEVEKVKRNLKKISDSQRDASIEKEVDTEKQGLTHGNGSNQPAHELSEHSTDTQSDKLQADLEGDVLKQTDQATSADLPDRHDTVDELCDCPVSNTDGQPKIFGEENENILVVDKNFKDDLSGDENHKVSKRRASLPPMHDDQDAAVPSVIKSKDDQNGNENYKFNKRRASLPAKHDEQDVGITNETKVPSYMAATESAKAKARGQVSPRFGQDAYEKNGLPRRYSLPSSTNVKLTSSPRVQSLVQGSGKGGIKIDRSLSSSRDVSGKLIQAEWKR
- the LOC113716757 gene encoding protein IQ-DOMAIN 31-like isoform X3, which gives rise to MPAFWVVEYSGLKMGKSPGKWIKSVLFGKKSSKSNLSKGKDITKSSTEKASLVSDKEPPSKLAVEPFSISEPVPCPIATTGKGPEPEKEEAPRLPSIGLILSSPKLDGDAQTATDVDPPQDSERMRLDQAATKAQAAFRGYLARRAFRALDGIIRLQAVIRGHLVRRQAVSTLQYVQSIVKLQAFVRGQIVRCSDIGIKVRAKSTVEEKDAKYLEPSENTYNQAEELLKNGFVAELLSLSASAMPISLQCGVEEPDSAWHWLLRWTSIRIWEPKSELKKIAGSKHRRAEIGQTRAKRGTGRLHSGTVHISSSHSMTESDKQKSNPTRTSNHSTNSAQCYPQNEVEKVKRNLKKISDSQRDASIEKEVDTEKQGLTHGNGSNQPAHELSEHSTDTQSDKLQADLEGDVLKQTDQATSADLPDRHDTVDELCDCPVSNTDGQPKIFGEENENILVVDKNFKDDLSGDENHKVSKRRASLPPMHDDQDAAVPSVIKSKDDQNGNENYKFNKRRASLPAKHDEQDVGITNETKVPSYMAATESAKAKARGQVSPRFGQDAYEKNGLPRRYSLPSSTNVKLTSSPRVQSLVQVSGKLIQAEWKR
- the LOC113716757 gene encoding protein IQ-DOMAIN 31-like isoform X1 — protein: MGKSPGKWIKSVLFGKKSSKSNLSKGKDITKSSTEKASLVSDKEPPSKLAVEPFSISEPVPCPIATTGKGPEPEKEEAPRLPSIGLILSSPKLDGDAQTATDVDPPQDSERMRLDQAATKAQAAFRGYLARRAFRALDGIIRLQAVIRGHLVRRQAVSTLQYVQSIVKLQAFVRGQIVRCSDIGIKVRAKSTVEEKDAKYLEPSENTYNQAEELLKNGFVAELLSLSASAMPISLQCGVEEPDSAWHWLLRWTSIRIWEPKSELKKIAGSKHRRAEIGQTRAKRGTGRLHSGTVHISSSHSMTESDKQKSNPTRTSNHSTNSAQCYPQNEVEKVKRNLKKISDSQRDASIEKEVDTEKQGLTHGNGSNQPAHELSEHSTDTQSDKLQADLEGDVLKQTDQATSADLPDRHDTVDELCDCPVSNTDGQPKIFGEENENILVVDKNFKDDLSGDENHKVSKRRASLPPMHDDQDAAVPSVIKSKDDQNGNENYKFNKRRASLPAKHDEQDVGITNETKVPSYMAATESAKAKARGQVSPRFGQDAYEKNGLPRRYSLPSSTNVKLTSSPRVQSLVQGSGKGGIKIDRSLSSSRDGKLIQAEWKR